Proteins from a genomic interval of Zingiber officinale cultivar Zhangliang chromosome 1B, Zo_v1.1, whole genome shotgun sequence:
- the LOC121976006 gene encoding GABA transporter 1-like produces the protein MSISRVDGEELESAAQEGGGGGSGKGTWKHAAFHVATTIATPAAYAPLPFALASLGWPLGVGSLVLGTLTTWYSSLLVASLWQWDGKKHSTYRLLGKSIYGSWGYWFITMFQQIASLGNNIAIQIAAGSSLKAIYKYYDSDGSLTLQDFIIFFGALELLLSQLPDIHSLRWVNALCTFSTIGFAATTIGVTIYNGKNIDRDSISYGFHGSTSAKIFRAFNALGAIAFSFGDAMLPEIQSTVIEPAKKNMYKGVSAAYSIIILSYWQLAVSGYWAFGSQVQPYILSSLATPQWTIVMANIFAVIQISGCFQIYCRPTYANFENQVLSKASNGKAWIRKSLLRLCFTSIYMALITLVAAAMPFFGDFVSICGAVGFTPLDFVFPALAFLKAGKMPKNPKLRCLVQGIHLTIAAWFSVVAVLGCIGAVRFIVIDINTYKFFHDM, from the exons ATGTCCATCTCCAGAGTCGATGGCGAAGAGCTGGAATCAGCTGCCCaagaaggcggcggcggcggcagcggcAAGGGGACGTGGAAGCACGCGGcgttccacgtggcgacgaccATCGCCACTCCGGCGGCCTACGCGCCCTTGCCCTTCGCCCTCGCCTCCCTCGGATGGCCTCTCG GTGTTGGCAGTTTGGTGCTTGGAACTTTGACCACCTGGTATTCGAGCTTGCTGGTGGCCTCGTTATGGCAATGGGACGGGAAGAAGCATAGCACCTACCGTCTTCTTGGAAAGAGCATATATG GAAGCTGGGGATACTGGTTCATAACTATGTTCCAGCAAATTGCTTCCTTAGGCAACAACATCGCCATCCAAATTGCTGCTGGAAGCAGTCTCAAG GCAATCTACAAGTACTACGACAGCGATGGGTCTTTGACATTGCAGGACTTCATCATCTTTTTTGGAGCATTGGAGTTGCTCCTCTCGCAGCTCCCTGACATCCATTCACTCCGCTGGGTGAATGCCCTGTGCACCTTCAGTACCATAGGCTTTGCTGCAACAACAATTGGTGTCACCATCTACAACG GGAAAAACATCGATCGGGACTCGATTAGCTACGGATTCCACGGGAGCACCTCTGCGAAAATTTTCAGAGCTTTCAATGCTTTAGGTGCAATTGCTTTCTCTTTCGGGGATGCAATGCTTCCGGAGATACAG AGCACTGTCATAGAGCCAGCAAAGAAGAACATGTACAAAGGTGTATCAGCAGCATACAGCATCATCATTCTGTCATATTGGCAACTAGCTGTTAGTGGTTACTGGGCATTTGGATCTCAAGTCCAACCCTACATTTTGTCATCCCTCGCTACTCCACAATGGACCATAGTCATGGCAAACATCTTTGCTGTGATACAAATATCAGGTTGCTTTCAG ATCTACTGCAGACCAACGTATGCAAACTTCGAGAATCAAGTGCTGTCTAAAGCTTCAAATGGGAAAGCATGGATAAGGAAGTCCCTGCTGAGACTCTGTTTTACTTCGATTTACATGGCTCTGATCACTCTGGTTGCTGCTGCTATGCCTTTCTTCGGGGACTTTGTTTCAATCTGTGGAGCTGTTGGATTTACACCGTTGGACTTCGTCTTCCCCGCATTGGCTTTCCTCAAGGCCGGAAAGATGCCAAAGAATCCGAAGCTTCGATGTTTGGTGCAGGGAATTCATTTGACCATCGCAGCTTGGTTCTCTGTAGTTGCAGTCCTCGGTTGCAT